In Streptomyces sp. NBC_01231, the sequence CGGCCGCCGTCGCCTGGTGGAAGGCGCGCGTCGTCGCGGCCGCCACCGGGCAACTCGCCGTGTGGACGGCACACGACGGGGACCGCCTCGTCGGCACGGTCACACTGGCCTACCCGGACAAACCCAACAGCCGCCACCGCGCCGAGCTGGTCAAGCTGATGGTGCACCGGGACGCCCGCGGCCAGGGCCTGGGCCGCGCACTCCTGGCCGTCGCCGAGCGGGCCGCGACCGAGGCGGGCGTCACCCTCCTCCACCTGGACACCGAGACCGGCAGCCCCGCCGAGCGTCTCTACCGCTCGGCGGGCTGGACGATGGCCGGTGTGATCCCCGACTACGCGGCGAACCCGTCCGGTGTGCTGCGGCCGACGACGCTCTACTACAAGCACGTCGGTACCCGCACCGAAGCCTTGGCGGGCGTTCTCACCAGGTGATTGTCAGTGGGAGCCGCTACGGTGCCTGTCATGCCGGATGCCGAAGACGTACGACGGATCGCCCTGTCCCTGCCGGACACGACGGAGAAGGTCGCTTGGAGCATGCCCACGTTCCGGGTCGCTGGGAAGATGTTCGCCACGCTGCCCGAGGACGAGACCTCCCTCGCGGTGCGCTGCCCCAAGGAGGAACGCGGCGAACTGGTCCTGGCGGAGCCGGAGAAGTTCTGGATCGCCGATCACGAGGCGCAGTTCGCCTGGGTGCGGGCCCGCATCTCGGCCCTGGAGGAGGACGAGCTGCGGGACATCCTCGCCGACTCCTGGAGGCAGGCGGCGCCCTCCCGACTCATCGAGGCCTACCCCGAGTTGGGACTGCCGACCGGAGGCTGAGACTCCTCGGGCGTTGTCAGTGCCGCCTGGCATGATCCGGGAAGAGCGTGGGAGCCGGGGCGGAGGGGGCCTCGACTACCCGCCACGTCCGCCACGGGAGAAGAGCTGACCGTCAAAAGTGGTCGCGGACAAACGGGTGCGCGACCACGGACCCGAGTGCGGTATTGTTTCCATGCACGCTCGGCCGGGGGAAACCCCAGGTCAGGACGGGCATCGGGACGTGGCGCAGCTTGGTAGCGCACTTGACTGGGGGTCAAGGGGTCGCAGGTTCAAATCCTGTCGTCCCGACGGTACGAAGGGTCTTCGCAGGCACCAGCCTGTGGAGGCCCTTTTTCGCGCGGCCCGTGTCCGGGCTTCTTCGCCTCCGGGACCGCGACGGGATCGCCCTCAACGCCCTCCGCATCCACGGCGGTTACGGATACTCCGCCGAGTGCGACGTCGAACGCAACCGTCGCCGCGGTCCCGAAGGGCCCAAGGAGCGGTCACTCACATCGCCGCTACCGCGGGATGAGCCGGATATGGCGGATGACCTTGCGGTGGTGGGTGTAGGCGATGTGGAGGGCCCCGTCCGGTGCCTGCGTCACCGAGGGATACGACAGTTCGCGGTTGAGGCCGTCGCGGGAGTTGTTGGTGAGGCAGTGTCCGTCGCCGGTCACGAGGTCGGCGCGCAACGGCCAGCTGAGGCCGCCGTCGGACGAGAGGGCGAGGCTGAGCGGGGCGCGCGGGGCACCCCAGAACGCGGTCGACGGCGCCTGCCGTGCCGCCGTGGGCGCCGAGCCGCCCGGGGCCTTGGGGTCGGCGAGCCCGCCCGTGTCGTCGAGCTCGTCGTAGAGGGAGACGCGGCGGGCGGTCGCGTCGGCGGCGCTGCTGTGGTTGTAGACGAGGGCCAGGCGGCCGTCGGCCAACGGGGCGTACTGGATCGAGGAGTTGTTGTTCGGCAGATCGAGCGGCTCCGGCTCGCTCCAGGTGTCGCCGTCGTCCAGCGACACGGACCGGTGCACGGCGTCGGCGCGCCGACTGCGGTAGAGAGCGAGGAGGGAGCCGTCCGGCAGCCGGTGGACGTTCATGTGGACCAGGCCCGTGGAGCCGGGCACGGCCCGCTCGTGCCAGGTGCCTCCCTCGTCGTCGCTGATCATCACGGCGCTGGTGTCGAGGTCGCCCGACCACTTCTCGCCGGGAGCGGTCCGGCAGCGGAAGACGGGCAGCAGCAGACGGCCGGTGGGCAGGACGACGGGTGGCTGACGGACGAAGACGCCGCCGACGCCCGGGGTCGCGGGGAACAGGGTGCGGGTCGCCTCCCAGGTCGTGCCGTGGTCGTGGCTGACGCGCAGCCGTACCTCGGCGGTGTCCTGGTCTCCGCCTCGCTGGGCGGTGTGCAGCAGCCACAGGGCGCCCGAAGGCGTGGGGAAGAGCACGGGGTTCTGCTCGGAGCGTGTCGGGTCGTCCGAGAGGCGGACCGGCTCCGTCCACGTCGTGGTGCCGGGTGCGAGGCGCGAGAACCACACGCTGATGTCCGCCATGCCCTCCTGCGTGCCGCCGAACCAGACGCAGCCGAGGTCCCCGCCGGGCAGCACGGTGAGGTTGGCGGCGTGGCTCTGCACGGTCGGTGCGGGCAGGGTGGTGTCGGTGCGGTCGAAGCCGTCGAGGAGTCGGTTCGTCACAGTGCCTCTCCAGAGGTCCGGGCAGCGGCCAGGTGCCCGCGGGCGGTCTGCTCCAGGTGCACCAGGTCGCAGGCGACGGTCGCGAAGGTGAAGCCCTCGGCGAGGCGCTTGGAGGCGCTCGCCCCGTCCGGGTTGTGGATGCCCGCGGCGATTCCGGCGGCGGCCGCCGCCTCGCGTACGGTGCCGAGCGCGGCCTCGAACGCGTCGGCCAGCGCCGGGTCCGTGGACGAGGCGCCGCCGAGGGCGATCCGCAGGTCGGAGGGGCCGACGTAGACGCCGTCGAGGCCCGGCGTCGCGCAGATCGCCTCGACGTCGGCGAGTCCCTCGGCCGTCTCGATCATGGCGAGGACGACCGTGCTGTCGTGTGTGTCGGCCGGGTCGGGGCCGATCCTCAGCGCCGAGCGCATCGGGCCGTAGGAGCGTCGGCCGTGCGGGGGATAGCGGACAGCGGCGACGGCCTCGGCGGCCTGCTCGGCCGTGTCGACCAGCGGCACGATCACTCCGGTCGCGCCCGCGTCGAGGGCACGGCCGATCGGGGCGGGGTCGTTGGCCTCCACCCGGACCAGGCCGACGGCGGTGGAGCCCCGGCTGTCGATCGCGAGGAGGTTGTTGAGCATGCCGGAATAGCCGAACAGGCCGTGCTGGGCGTCCAGCGCGACGTAGTCGTAGCCGAGGCGGGCGATGCGCTCGGTGGCCACGGGCGCGTCCATCAGGCACCAGTATCCGAGCAGTTGCTCGCGGGCGCGCAGGGCGGCGGTGAACTCTGCGGGGGTCATGGGCGGTTGTTCCTTCACAGGGGCACAGGGGCACAGGGGCACAGGGGGCGGGGCGGGGGCTTTGAGGTCCCCTACAGGATCAGCGGTTGTAGGCGGGCATGGGGCCGCGCAGGCCCGCGCCGACCTCGTCGCAGGCGGCGGTGACGTCGGCGGGCAGCGGTCCGGCCTGCGCGGCGACGAGGTTGGCGCGCAGGTGGCCGGTCCGGGAACCGCCGAGCAGCAGGGCGTCGGTCGAGTCCCGGTCGAGGAGCCAGCGCAGGGCCAGTTCGGCGAGCGGGATGCCCGCGCCCTCTGCGACCCGGGTCAGTTCGGCGACCGCGTCGAACAGACGCGGGTCCCAGTAGCGCTGCCGGTACATGTCCGCGAGCCGGGAGTCGCCGAACCGTCCGCCCTCGGGGGCCTTCTCGTAGCGGTGCCGTCCGGTGAGGAGGCCTCCGCCGAGCGGGTTGTAGACCATGGTGCGCAGACCGGTGGCGGCGGCGTACGCCGCATACTCGACGTATTCCTCCTCGATCCGGCGGGCGAGGAGATTGTGCAGCTGCTGGGCGACGACCGGGCGTGGGGCGCCCACCTCGTCGGCGACGCGCACGAGTTCGGCGATCTGCCAGGCCGCGTAGTTGGAGACGCCGAGCGCGAGGACCTTCCCCTCGGCGACCAACTCGGCGACGGTGGCGAGGGTTTCGGCGAGGGGTGTGGTCCGGTCGGGCTGGTGCAGATAGAAGAGGTCCACGCGGTCGGTGCCGAGGCGTTTGAGGCTGCCGTCCAGGGCGGCCCGCAGGCCGAGGGCGGACAAGGGGGCGTGTTCCCCCTGGTCGGGGTGCGGCATGCCGGCCTTGGTGGCGAGCACGATCCGGTCGCGGTGGGCGGGCAGCAGCTCGGCGAGGATGCGTTCGCTCTCACCGCCGGCGTAGCCGTTGGCGGTGTCCACGCCGGTGATGCCGGCCTCCAGCGCCGTCGCGAGCATGTCCGCGGCGCCCGCCCGGTCGACGGTGTCGCCGAACGTCATGGTGCCGAGGACGAGCCGCGACAGGGGCACGGGCACGTTCGGCAGTTCGATGCCGGTGGTCACTTGCCGGTTCCTTCCGGTGGGGCGGTCAGAGGGGTGTGGGGCCGGCGCGGCTCCGGTACGGCCGTGGCCGGGGCCGGAGTCGAGGCCGCCCGGGTACGGGGTTTGAGTCCCCGTATCGCCGTGGGGTCGAGGGCTGCGCGGCGCAGCGAGCGGGTGTAGGGCTCGACGGGGGCGGCGAGCACGTCGGCGGTACGGCCGCGCTCGACGACCTGCCCCGCCTTCAGGACGACCACGTCGGTGCTGATCTCGCGCACCACGCCGAGATGGTGGGCGATGACGATGTACGTGATGCCGGTCTCCTCCCGCAGTTCGCGCAGCAGATCGAGGACCTGGGCCTGCACGGACACGTCGAGAGCCGAGGTGGCCTCGTCGCAGACCAGCAGGTCGGGCTCCGAGGCCAGGGCGCGGGCGATGCCGATGCGCTGACGCTGCCCGCCGGAGAATTCGTCCGGCCGTCGTTCGAGTGCCGTGGCCGGCAGTCCTACGCGGTCCAGCAGCCCGGCGGCGCGGCGGCGCCGTTCGGTCCTGTCCTTCACACCCGCGACGCGCAGCGGTTCGGCCACGATCTCCAGGGCGGTCAGGTGCGGGGCGAGGGATCCGTAGGGATCCTGGAAGACCATCTGGACGCGGCGCCTGAGTGGCCTCAGGCGTCGCTCGGGCAGCGTGGCGAGGTCGGTGCCGTCCAGCACGATCCGCCCGGAGGCGGGCTTGAGCAGTCGTACGATCGCGCAGGCGATGGTCGACTTGCCGCTGCCCGACTCGCCGACGACGGCGAGCGAGCCGCCCCGGGGCACGCTGAAGCTGACGTGGTCGACGGCGCGCACGGTGCCGGACGGCGTGGGGTAGTCGACGACGAGGTCCTCGACGTCGAGAAACGCCGACGCGTCAGCCACGTCGGTCGCGTCCGGTGTCGCTGCTGGACTCATCGGGCTGCTCCCTGTGTGCTGTGGTCGTCGAGGCCGTCCTCGTCCCAGGGGCCGAGGCTCGGGACGGCCGCGAGCAGTTTCCCGGTGTACGGGTGTGCGGGCCGCTCGACGATCTGCTCGGCCGGCCCGGACTCGACGAACCGGCCCTCCTTCATGACGTGGATGCGGTCGGACACCAGCCGGGCGACGCCGAGGTCGTGGGTGATCATCAGCATGCCCACGCCGGTGCGTTCCTGAAGTTCCATCAGCAGGTCCAGGACGCTCGCCTGGACGGTGGCGTCCAGGGCGGAGGTGGGTTCGTCGGCGACCAGCAGCTGCGGTTCGGCGGCCAGCGCGACGGCGATGAGGATGCGCTGGAGCATGCCGCCGGAGAACTGGTGCGGGTAGGCCTTCCAGCGGGTCTCGGGCCTGCTGATCCGTACCTGGTCCAGCAGGTGGGTGCCGCGCTCGCGGGCCTCGGCCCGGGACAGGCCGGGGTGGCGCAGCCGCAGGGCGTCCCCGAGCTGCCGCCCGACCGTGTGGACGGGGCTGAGCGCGGTCATCGGGTCCTGGGGAATCAGGGACACGGTGCGGCCGCGCACCCGCCGGGCCGCCTCGGGGTCGGCGACGACGTCCTCGCCGGCGATACGGGCGGTGCCGGACAGCACGGCGAGTCGTTCGGGCAGCAGCCGCAGCACGCCCATGGCCGTGGTGGACTTGCCGGAGCCGGACTCCCCGATGAGCGTGACGGTCTCACCGCGTCCGACGGTGAAGCTCACGCCGTCGACGGCGCGGACGACGCCGCGATGGGTGAGCAGTTCGATCTGCAGGTCCTCGACCTCCAGCAGGGCGCTGGAAGACGGCGAGGTGTCGCGGGTCATGGCTCAGGCTCCCTTCGCCGGCTTCGTCGTACGGATGCGATCGCGCAGGCCGTCTCCCATGAGGTTGACGCCGACCACGAGGACGGCGATGACCAGGCCGGGAAGCGTGACCAGCCACCAGGAGGTGGTGATGTAGTCCTGGCCGTCGGAGATGATGCGGCCCCAGGTGGCGAACGGGCGCTGGGGTCCGGCGCCCAGGAAGCTGAGGGCGCTCTCCAGGAGAACGGCCTGGGCGAGCAGCAGCAGGACCACCAGGCTCGCGGGGCGCAGGATGTTGGGGATGATGTGCCGCCCCAGGACGGACCAGCTGCGCATGCCGAGCAGACGGGCGGCCGCCACATAGGGCTTCTCCCGTTCGACGAGGACCAGGGAGCGGGTCAGCCGAGCCACTTCCGGCCACTGGGCGATGGCGATCACGCAGGTGATGACGGTGACCGACGGGCCGAAGAGGGCGACGACGAGCAGCAGCATCATCAGCAGGGGCAAGGCCAGTTGGGCTTCGAGGAGCCGGCTGACGACCGTGTCGATCCAGCCCCCGACGTAGCCGGCCGCCGAGCCCGCGGCGATCCCGATGACGCCGGAGACGAGGACGGCGAGGATGCCCACGGACAGCGACACCTGGCCGCCGTGCAGGATGCGGGAGAGCAGATCGCGGCCGAGCTGGTCGGTGCCGAACACGTGCCCGTCGGTGAGCGGCGGCAGCCGGCGCCCCGCGAGGTTCTGGGCGTCCGGGTCCGGCAACGGCAGCAGGCTCGCGAGGGCCACCGGCAGGGCGACCAGCGCGGTGCACAGGGCTCCCGCCCACAGCTTGAAGCGGGCGCTGCGCCGCTGCCTGGTGGCGGTGGCACGGGCCAGGTGCTTCGCGGTGACCGCGCTGGGCCGGGCGGTCCCGTCGGTCGGGGTGAGCGTGGCGGACATGTCAGGCCGCCTTTCCGAGTCGTACCCGCGGATCGAGAAGCGGGTAGGCGAGGTCGACCAGGAGCTGGACGAGGATGGCGAGGGTCGCTGTGACCAGGACGGTTGCCTGGATGAGCGGGTAGTCGCGGGTCTCCAGGGCGCGGACGACGAGGGAGCCGACCCCTGGCCAGCCGAAGACGACCTCGACCACCACGACTCCGTTGAGCAGCGCCGCGAAGCGGGTGCCGACCGCCGTGACCAGCGGGACGGAGGAGTTGGCGAGTGCGTAGCGCCAGGTGAGGGCCCGTTCCGAGACACCGCGGGAGCGGGCCACGGTGATGTACGGCGAGGCGAGCGCCGTGGTCATCTCGCGGCGTACGAGCCGTGAGACGAGGGCGAGTTGGAGGGTCGCGATGGTGACGGTCGGCAGGACGAGGCCGCTCCAGGACGTGAAGCCGGAGGCGGGCAGCACCGGTAGCAGCACGGCGAAGACGGTCAGCAGCATCACGCCGGTCCAGAAGTCCGGCATGGACTGTCCGGCGATGGTCAGGACGTTGGCTCCGAGTTCCCGCGAGGTGTCGGCGCGGCGGGCCATCCACACCCCCAGTGGGACCGCGACGGCCACGGTGACGGCGATCGCCGCGACGGAAAGCGTGATCGTGTACGGCACGCGGTCCAGGACCACGCTGAGGGCGGAGTCGTGGAAGGAGTAACTGGTGCCGAGGTCGCCTCTCAGCAGGTCGCGCAGGAAGACCCCGTACTGGGTGATCAACGGCTTGTCGAGGCCGAACTGGGCGCGGATCCGCTCCAGGTCGGCGCTGGTGGCGCTCGGTGGGGCGTATGCGGAGGCGGGGTCTCCTGGGGCGAGCCGGACCAGCACGAAGACCGTGGAGAGGGTCAGGAAGACGGTCAGCAGGCTCTGACCGAGACGGCGGGCGAGGTACTTCGTCACGGCTCAGCCCTCCAGCCGTACGGCGGTCAGGTCGTAGGAGTTGACCGGCAGCAGCCGGATGCCGTCGACGCGGGCGCGGCGGGCGAGAACGGTCTTCGGCACGAAGGCCCACATCGCCGGCCAGGTGTCCCAGACGGTGTGCTGGGCGGCGGCCAGCTTGCGGTCACGGGCGGCGGGATCGGTCTCGGTGGCCGCGTCGGACAGCCGTCGGGCGATGCTCGGGACGACGTAGCCCATGAACGCGTCACCGGTGCGCTCGTCCTCGGCCGTGCCCGCGTACATCGCTTGCAGCATGGTGACGGCCTGGCCGGTGGGGCCGGGGAAGCCGTTGCCGATGACGTCCCAGTCTCCGCCCTTGCCCTGGCGCCACTTGAGGATGTCGCCGCCGGGCTCGAACTGTTGCAGGTCGGCGCGCACACCGACCTCCTTCAGCATCTCCGCGACGGCCTCCATCACGGAGGCGTCCGCGGCGAACTCGCCCGACTCCCAGATGATTTTGATCCGCAGTCCGTCGGCGCCCAGGGACCTCAGCAACTGCCGTGCCCGTGACGGGTCGTGGGCGTAGCGGCCGGTGCGTTCGGCGCCCTGGAGACTGAGGGGGACCACTCCCTGGGCCTGCTCGGCCGAGTCGGTGAGCACGTCCCGGACGAGGGACTCGCCATCGATGGCGTACGTCAGCGCCCGGCGCACCCGGGCGTCGGCGAGCGGGTGCTTCCTCGGCTTGCGGAAGTTGTAGAAGAGCTGGCAGATCCGCACTCCGGAGGTCTGCTCCAGATGCACGCCGGGCAGCCCGGTGAGCTGTTCGGCGGAGTCGGGGGTGATGGTGTCGATGACGTCCAGTTCGCCGCTGCGCAGGGAGACGACCCGGCTCGACTCCTCGGGCACGAAGCGGACCCGGACCCGTTCGACGGGCGGCCGCCCGCCCCAGTACCCCGGGACACGGGCCAGGGTGTACTCGCCCGCGCCGCTGTTGGCGTCGGCCACCCGGTAGGGGCCGGTGCCGACGCCGGAGCGGAGTTCCTCGGGCCGGTTGTCCTTCGCCGGGGTGATGAGGATGTTGGCCATCAGGCGGTCCAGGACGGGCACCGGTTCGCGGGTGTGGAGCCGGAAGGTGCGTTCGCCGGTCGCCTCGACCTCGGGCAGTTCGGGGAACAGGCCGAGGATGAACGAGCCGGCGACGTCCGCGTACATCCGCACCGCGGTGGCCACGTCGTCGACGGTCACGGGCCGGCCGTCGGAGTAGCGGATCCCGTCGCGCAGGCGGACGCTCCAGGTGGTCGGTGCGGTCATCTCGAACCGGTCGGCGAGGACCAGTTGGAGTCGCATGTCCGGACCGATGGCCGTGAGGGCCTGGCGCACGGCCCGCTGCACGGTCACCGCGGCGTCGAACTGGTTGAGCTTGTTGTCCAGGCTGACCAGCGAGCGGTTCAGCCCGAGCGTGAGGGTGCCGGGGCCGGGGGCGCCGGTGGGGCCGGCGCAGGCGGCCAGTGGGGAGAGAGCGAGACCGGCGCCGCCCGCGGCGCCCCAGCGCAGCAGGGTGCGACGGCTGGGCGTCTCACTCGGGGGAGTTCGGGTCATCGTCGACCTCTCGGGGTTTCTGTGCGGCGACGGGCTCGGGACGGTGTCCGGTCCGCAGGACGCCGTCGGTTTCTGTCGCGCCGGAAACCGTTCCACGGTTGCGCGAATCACGCAAGAGGTCTCGCGCACATCGCGCATGTTGTGCCATCATCGAGTGTCGAGGCGGCCCCGCGTGCCTCCTTCGACTACAGGTCCACGGCAGGTCCACCACGGGTCCAGGAGGATGACGTGTCTTTCCCCGCCCCCGCGCCCTGCGCCGTCCGCGGTGAGCGGCCGCCGCGAGGTGTCCTCGCCCTCGCCGACGACCTGTCCGGGGCGGCGGAGACCGCGGTGGCGCTCGGTGTGCCGGGCCGGATCGTGCTCGGTCCGGCCTCTTCGGACCGGCAGCCGGACGGTGAGGCCGTCGTCGTCGACCTCGACTGCCGGTGCGTGCCCGCGGCCGAGGCGGGCCGCCGGGTACGCGAGGCCCTGCGCGCCGTGCCCTCGGACGTTCTGGTGCTGAAGAAGGCGGACTCGCTGCTGCGGGGCAACCTCGCCGCCGAGACGGCCGCCTGCGCCGACGGCGCCGAGGGCGTCGTCGTCGCCACCGCCCTGCCCGCCATGGGCCGCACGGTCCGCGGCGGTGTCGCCCATCTCGACGGCGTCCCCCTGCACGCCACGGACGCCTGGCGGGCGGAGAGCGAAGCACCCCCGCCGTCGATCTCCGCCGCGCTCGGGGACGCCCGTACGACCCTGGTCCCGCTGGAGGCGGTACGGGGCGACGCGCTGCCCGGCGCACTGCGCGCGGCGATCGCGGCCGGACACCTTCCGGTGTGCGACGCCGAGACGGACACCGACCTGGACCTGATCGCCCGGGCGGCGCTCGCGTGCGGGCCCGGAGTCCGTCTGATGGGCACGAGCGGCCTCGCCGCGTCGGTCGGCCGCCTGCTGAGGCGTACCGAGGGGATTTGGGCACAGAGCACGGCGGGACAAGGGACTCCGGCTCCGGCCGGGGGATGCCGACAGCGTCCCCTCCTGGTGGTCGTCGGCACCGCCGATCCCTCCGCTCCTGCGCAGATCGCGCAACTCGCGGAGCTCGGTGCACGCCATGTACACCTGCACCCCGACGCCCTGGCCTCCGACGCCCTGTCAACTCCGGTCGCATTGGATCCGTTTGACGGCGCGTCGGTCGGTGTCACTGTCCTCAGCATCGACAGCGGCCCGGGCATCCGGCCCGGTGCGGCACGCCGTCTGGTGTCCGCACTCGCCCGCCTCGCCGCCGACCGCGCGGGCGATGCCGACCTCGTCCTGACGGGCGGTGAGACCGCCCGCCGCGTCCTCGACGCGCTCGGTGTTCCGCACCTGGCGCCGCTCGGCCAGATACACCACGGCGCCGTCCACGCACTCACACCCGACGGACGCCATGTCGTCACCCGGCCCGGCAGCTTCGGCGACACCGACTCCCTGCTGCGGATCGCCACGGCGCTCCGGCCGGACCTCCCCCACCTCCCACCGCAAGGAGACCTCCCGTTGAACGCGACCCCGACCGCCGACACCCACCGTTCGCTGCCGCTCATCGCGGTGACCATGGGGGACGGCGCGGGCATCGGCCCCGAGGTGATCGTCCCGGCGCTGCTGCACCCGGACACCCTCGCCCGCTGCCGTCCCGTCGTCATCGGTGACGCCGAACGGCTGCGGCAGGCCGCCGCGATCCAGGGTGTCGACTGCGACATCGTCTCCGTGACCGCCCCGGGCGAGGCCGAGTTCCCGCCGGGCCGGGTCAACGTCGTGGACCTGGACCTGCTGCCCGCCGACCTGCCCTGGGGCCGGCTGTCCGCCCTCGCCGGCGAGGCCGCCTACCAGTACGTACGGGTGGCCGCGGACCTCGCGATGAAGGGCGCCGTGCACGGCATCTGCACCGCACCGCTCAACAAGGAGGCCCTGCACTCGGCCGGACATCTCTACCCGGGCCACACCGAGTTGCTGGCCCACCTCACCGGCGTGGACGAGGTGTCGATGATGCTGTCCACACCCAAGGTGAAGGTCATTCACGTCACCACCCACATCGGCCTGATCGACGCCGTACACCGCATCGAGCCGGGCCTGGTCGAGCGCACGGTGCGCCGCGGCCATGAGGCGATGGTCCGGGCCGGTGTCGGGAAGCCGGTCATCGGCGTCTGCGGCATCAACCCGCACGCGGGCGAGAACGGACTGTTCGGCTACGGCGAGGAGGAGGAGAAGATCGTCCCCGCTCTCGAGGTGCTGCGCGCGGACGGCATCGACGCCCGCGGCCCCCTCCCGGCCGACACGGCCTTCTTCCTCGCCGGGCGCGGCGACTACGACCTGATCGTCGCGATGTACCACGACCAGGGGCACGGCCCGGTGAAGGTGCTGGGCATCGAGGCGGGCGTCAACCTGACCGTGGGA encodes:
- a CDS encoding GNAT family N-acetyltransferase yields the protein MNAHRLKAARTDAVVEELADLLVDTVDGGASIGFLAPLDRAAAVAWWKARVVAAATGQLAVWTAHDGDRLVGTVTLAYPDKPNSRHRAELVKLMVHRDARGQGLGRALLAVAERAATEAGVTLLHLDTETGSPAERLYRSAGWTMAGVIPDYAANPSGVLRPTTLYYKHVGTRTEALAGVLTR
- a CDS encoding MmcQ/YjbR family DNA-binding protein; this encodes MPDAEDVRRIALSLPDTTEKVAWSMPTFRVAGKMFATLPEDETSLAVRCPKEERGELVLAEPEKFWIADHEAQFAWVRARISALEEDELRDILADSWRQAAPSRLIEAYPELGLPTGG
- a CDS encoding exo-alpha-sialidase, with the protein product MTNRLLDGFDRTDTTLPAPTVQSHAANLTVLPGGDLGCVWFGGTQEGMADISVWFSRLAPGTTTWTEPVRLSDDPTRSEQNPVLFPTPSGALWLLHTAQRGGDQDTAEVRLRVSHDHGTTWEATRTLFPATPGVGGVFVRQPPVVLPTGRLLLPVFRCRTAPGEKWSGDLDTSAVMISDDEGGTWHERAVPGSTGLVHMNVHRLPDGSLLALYRSRRADAVHRSVSLDDGDTWSEPEPLDLPNNNSSIQYAPLADGRLALVYNHSSAADATARRVSLYDELDDTGGLADPKAPGGSAPTAARQAPSTAFWGAPRAPLSLALSSDGGLSWPLRADLVTGDGHCLTNNSRDGLNRELSYPSVTQAPDGALHIAYTHHRKVIRHIRLIPR
- a CDS encoding aldolase/citrate lyase family protein yields the protein MTPAEFTAALRAREQLLGYWCLMDAPVATERIARLGYDYVALDAQHGLFGYSGMLNNLLAIDSRGSTAVGLVRVEANDPAPIGRALDAGATGVIVPLVDTAEQAAEAVAAVRYPPHGRRSYGPMRSALRIGPDPADTHDSTVVLAMIETAEGLADVEAICATPGLDGVYVGPSDLRIALGGASSTDPALADAFEAALGTVREAAAAAGIAAGIHNPDGASASKRLAEGFTFATVACDLVHLEQTARGHLAAARTSGEAL
- a CDS encoding aldo/keto reductase, with product MTTGIELPNVPVPLSRLVLGTMTFGDTVDRAGAADMLATALEAGITGVDTANGYAGGESERILAELLPAHRDRIVLATKAGMPHPDQGEHAPLSALGLRAALDGSLKRLGTDRVDLFYLHQPDRTTPLAETLATVAELVAEGKVLALGVSNYAAWQIAELVRVADEVGAPRPVVAQQLHNLLARRIEEEYVEYAAYAAATGLRTMVYNPLGGGLLTGRHRYEKAPEGGRFGDSRLADMYRQRYWDPRLFDAVAELTRVAEGAGIPLAELALRWLLDRDSTDALLLGGSRTGHLRANLVAAQAGPLPADVTAACDEVGAGLRGPMPAYNR
- a CDS encoding dipeptide/oligopeptide/nickel ABC transporter ATP-binding protein — protein: MSPAATPDATDVADASAFLDVEDLVVDYPTPSGTVRAVDHVSFSVPRGGSLAVVGESGSGKSTIACAIVRLLKPASGRIVLDGTDLATLPERRLRPLRRRVQMVFQDPYGSLAPHLTALEIVAEPLRVAGVKDRTERRRRAAGLLDRVGLPATALERRPDEFSGGQRQRIGIARALASEPDLLVCDEATSALDVSVQAQVLDLLRELREETGITYIVIAHHLGVVREISTDVVVLKAGQVVERGRTADVLAAPVEPYTRSLRRAALDPTAIRGLKPRTRAASTPAPATAVPEPRRPHTPLTAPPEGTGK
- a CDS encoding ABC transporter ATP-binding protein, yielding MTRDTSPSSSALLEVEDLQIELLTHRGVVRAVDGVSFTVGRGETVTLIGESGSGKSTTAMGVLRLLPERLAVLSGTARIAGEDVVADPEAARRVRGRTVSLIPQDPMTALSPVHTVGRQLGDALRLRHPGLSRAEARERGTHLLDQVRISRPETRWKAYPHQFSGGMLQRILIAVALAAEPQLLVADEPTSALDATVQASVLDLLMELQERTGVGMLMITHDLGVARLVSDRIHVMKEGRFVESGPAEQIVERPAHPYTGKLLAAVPSLGPWDEDGLDDHSTQGAAR
- a CDS encoding ABC transporter permease, with product MSATLTPTDGTARPSAVTAKHLARATATRQRRSARFKLWAGALCTALVALPVALASLLPLPDPDAQNLAGRRLPPLTDGHVFGTDQLGRDLLSRILHGGQVSLSVGILAVLVSGVIGIAAGSAAGYVGGWIDTVVSRLLEAQLALPLLMMLLLVVALFGPSVTVITCVIAIAQWPEVARLTRSLVLVEREKPYVAAARLLGMRSWSVLGRHIIPNILRPASLVVLLLLAQAVLLESALSFLGAGPQRPFATWGRIISDGQDYITTSWWLVTLPGLVIAVLVVGVNLMGDGLRDRIRTTKPAKGA
- a CDS encoding ABC transporter permease, whose protein sequence is MTKYLARRLGQSLLTVFLTLSTVFVLVRLAPGDPASAYAPPSATSADLERIRAQFGLDKPLITQYGVFLRDLLRGDLGTSYSFHDSALSVVLDRVPYTITLSVAAIAVTVAVAVPLGVWMARRADTSRELGANVLTIAGQSMPDFWTGVMLLTVFAVLLPVLPASGFTSWSGLVLPTVTIATLQLALVSRLVRREMTTALASPYITVARSRGVSERALTWRYALANSSVPLVTAVGTRFAALLNGVVVVEVVFGWPGVGSLVVRALETRDYPLIQATVLVTATLAILVQLLVDLAYPLLDPRVRLGKAA
- a CDS encoding ABC transporter substrate-binding protein, with the translated sequence MTRTPPSETPSRRTLLRWGAAGGAGLALSPLAACAGPTGAPGPGTLTLGLNRSLVSLDNKLNQFDAAVTVQRAVRQALTAIGPDMRLQLVLADRFEMTAPTTWSVRLRDGIRYSDGRPVTVDDVATAVRMYADVAGSFILGLFPELPEVEATGERTFRLHTREPVPVLDRLMANILITPAKDNRPEELRSGVGTGPYRVADANSGAGEYTLARVPGYWGGRPPVERVRVRFVPEESSRVVSLRSGELDVIDTITPDSAEQLTGLPGVHLEQTSGVRICQLFYNFRKPRKHPLADARVRRALTYAIDGESLVRDVLTDSAEQAQGVVPLSLQGAERTGRYAHDPSRARQLLRSLGADGLRIKIIWESGEFAADASVMEAVAEMLKEVGVRADLQQFEPGGDILKWRQGKGGDWDVIGNGFPGPTGQAVTMLQAMYAGTAEDERTGDAFMGYVVPSIARRLSDAATETDPAARDRKLAAAQHTVWDTWPAMWAFVPKTVLARRARVDGIRLLPVNSYDLTAVRLEG